The genomic segment CAGCCCCTGATCGGCGAACTGGGGGAACTGGTGCTCACCGCGCCCATCCCCTCCATGCCGATCTGCTTCTGGAACGATCCCGGAATGGAGCGCTACCGGCAGACCTATTTCGACGTTTATCCCGAGGTCTGGCGCCACGGCGACTGGGTCACGATCCATGAGGACGGCAGCGCGGTGATCCATGGCCGTTCCGATTCCACCCTCAAGCGCATGGGGGTGCGCATGGGCACCAGCGATCTCTACCGGGCGGTGGAAGAGGTGCCGGAAGTGGCCGACAGCCTGGTGGTGGGCGTGGAGCCCCCCGGCCGGGACTATCTGATCCTGCTCTTCGTGGTCCTGAAGCCCGGTCTGCAACTGGATGCCCCCCTGCGCCAGCGCATCCTCGACGCCATTCGTTTGCGCCTGACCCCGCGCCATGTGCCGGACCAGATTCACCAGATCGACGAGGTGCCGATGACCCTCACCGGCAAGAAACTGGAAGTGCCGGTCAAGCGCCTGCTGGCGGGGGAGGTTTTCGCCCGAGCGGTCAACCTCGGCGCGGTGCGCAATCCCGAATCCCTGAACTATTTCCTGAGCCTGGCCGCGCAGTTGCGAGCCGCGGCCTGATACGACGACATCAACACGGAGAGTCTGCATGAACGAGTTCCTCAGCTACGAAAAACAGGAGGGTGTGGCCACCATCACCAAGACCAGCACCGAACACAACCAAGGCATGACCCGGGGCGTGCTGGTGGGCCTGAAGCGGGCGCTGGAGGGTGCCCGCGACGACGACGAGGTGCGGGTGGTGGTGATCACCGCCGCCGGCAACGGCATTCATGACGGGGCAAGGGTGTTCCCCGAGCTGCGCCAGGACGTGAGCTTCACGCCGATGGAGTTCCGCGAGATTCTCCAGTTCGGCCATGCCCTGATGCGCCAGATCGAGACCCTGGAGAAGCCGGTGATCGGCGTGGCCAAGGGGGGCGCCCTGGGGGGTGGCCTGGAGATGCTCCACGCCTGCGACTTCGTGATTACCGCCGACACCGCCACCTTCAGCCAGCCCGAGGTGGCCGTGGGCCTGATGTGCGGCTGGGGCGGCACCCAGCGCCTGCCGCGCCTGATGGGCTGGCGGCGGGCCAAGGAGCTGCTGCTCTGCGGCAGCGAGATCACGGGCAAGGAAGCCGCCGAACTGGGCCTGGTCACCCGGGCGGTGCCGTTGGACCAGGTGGACGCCGAGGTGGCGACCCTGATCGGGCGGCTGAAGGCGGCATCCCCCCTGGCCCAGGCTTATACCAAGCTGGCCATGAACAAGGTCTGGGAAACCAACCTGGGGGCCGGCCTGGACTATGAGGTGGATGCCGAGACCGTGCTGGCCGCCCACCAGGAATTCCCCGCCTTCATGAAATCGCTGTACGCCGGCGAGGCCCCCAGCTTCACCCAGCTGAAGCGGCTCACCGGCGGTTCAGACTGGAAATAGGCAAGCAAACTGAAAGGAAAATACAGATGCCGTTTTTCATGAATCCGGACCGGCAGCAGGTGGTGGACACCGCCCGCCGCTTCGCCCAGAACGAATTGCGCCCCCGCGCCCGGGAAATCGACCGCAGCGATGAGTTTCCGGTGGACCTCTTCAAGAAGATGGGGGCGCTGGGTTTCCTCGGCATCACCCTGCCCGAGCAATACAACGGCAGTGGCGGCGACCTGACCACCCTGGCCCTGGTGATCGAGGAACTCTCCAAGGAATGCGTCGGCATCGCCCAGAACGTCATCGCCCATACCTGCCTGGTGAGCCAGTGCCTCAACACGCCCGCCACGCCGGAACAGCGGGAAAAGTGGCTGAGCAAGCTCACCACCGGCGAGAAGATCGGCGTCTATTGCTTCACCGAGCCCTGCGGCAACAGCAACCTGGCCGGCTGGAAAACCCGCGCGGTGCGGGACGGCGGCGACTGGGTGATCAACGGCGGCAAGATGTTCTGCACCAACGTCGGGGTCGCCGACTACTACTACGTCTGCGCCCTCACCGAGGGCGCGATGGACCCCGCCACCATGGTGGGCGCCACCACCTTCCTGGTGGAGCGGGGAACGCCGGGGCTGCGCGTCGGCCGCATCGAGGACAAGGTGGGCTGGCGCGGCAGCAGCACCGGCCAGGTCTTCTTCGACGAGGTCCGGGTGCCGGAGAGCCATCGCATCAGCCCCCTCGGCATGGGCCTGCTGTGCTGCCTGGAGTCGCCCCCCTTCGAAATGATCTGCGAGGGCGCCAGCGCACTGGGTCTGGCCCAGCATGCCTACGAAAAGACCCTGGCCTACGCCAAGGAACGCACCGATGCCAATGGCGTCCCCTTCTATCAGAAGTTCGAGACCATGCGCACCCGCATCGCCGAGATGAAGATGAAGATCGAGGCCATGCGCGCCTTTGTGTACTCCCTCACCGACATGGTGGACAAGGGTGAAAACGTCTATCCCACAGTATTCACCGTCAAGCCTTACGCCTTTGCCCTGGCGGAAGAGATTTGCAGCACGGCCGTGAATCTCCACGGCGGCAACGGGGTGGTGGCTGATACCGGCATCGAGCAGCTGTGGCGCGACGCCAAGGTCGGCATGATCGGTGGCGGCCAGTACGACATGATGCTGGACATGGCCTCCGCCATGCTCTGAACCCTCAACCATCGACATGGAAAACGACATGAACGAACTGCGATTCGACGGCCAGGTGGCCCTCATCACCGGCGCCGGACGGGGCCTGGGCAAGACCTACGCCACCTTGCTCGCGGCACGGGGCGCCAAAGTCATCGTCAATGACATCGGCGTTGCCGCCAACGGCGATGCCCTGGCGGAAACTCCCGCCGACGAGACCGTCGCCGAGATCATCGCCGCCGGCGGCACGGCTGTGGCGGATCGCCATAGTGTCGTCGATGGCGCCGCCGCCATGGTCAAAACGGCCATCGAACACTATGGCCGCCTGGACATCCTGATCAACAACGCCGGTATTTCCGGTGGCGGCGCTCTGGCCGACATCCCGCCGGAGAGCTACGACCGCATGGTGGATACCCACTTCCGGGGCACGGTGGCGGTCACCCGGGCGGCATGGCAGCACCTAGTGGCAGCAGGCCAGGGCCGCATCGTCAACACCTCGTCGGTCTCGGTCTTTGGCGCCCCCTTCACCACCCATTACGCCTCGGCCAAGGGCGCCATCTACGCCCTGACCCGAGGGCTGGCCGGCGAAGGCAAGGCGGTTGGCATCCAGGTCAATTGCATCATGCCGGACGCATGGACCCGGCTGACGGCCCAGATCCCGGACGAAGGCTTCCAGGCCCTGGTGCAGCACTATTTCAAGCCTGAGGCCATCGCCGCCTTTGTGACCTGGCTCTGTCACCGCAGCAACAGCCTCACGGGCGAGACCTTCCATGTCGGCGGCGGCCGCGCCGGGCGGGTGTTGCTGCTGGAGGCCAGCGGCGTCACCGCCAGCGACTGGAGCCCCGAAGCCTGGGTCGGCAAGGAGGCGGAACTTCTTGATGCGACCGACTTCGGAACGCCCGCATCCATGCTGGAGTCATTCATCTTCGGCATGCAGCACTTGAATGATGAAACCCGCGCCATCCTGGCCAGCGCCAATCTCAGTACTGAAAAAATGGAAAAACTCGAATCCTAAAAAATTCTGACCGCCCTTTCGTCGGAATGATCCCAGCAGCATCAATTACAGCCAGTGAGGAGATAACATGAATCAGAAGTCGTCTCGTAAAGGTACTCGCAGCGCCCTTCGCAAAACGCACCTGCATCTGGCGATTGCCAGCATTCTGGCCGCCGGCGCCGGCTTCTCGGTTCATGCTGCCGAAGGCACGCAACTGGAAGAGATCATCATCACCGCCCAGAAGCGTTCCGAGAATCTGCAGGACGTGCCCATCTCGGTCCAGGCCCTGGGCGCGACGGCTCTGGAAAAAGCCAATATCGTCAGCCTCTCCGACATCAAGGCCGCCGTGCCAGGCCTCAACATGGCCCAGTATCCAGGCCAGTCGGACATGATCTATCCCTCGATCCGGGGCATCGTGCCCAACCAGGCTCTGATCACCCTGCCCATCCCCATGGCGATCCACATGGACGGTGTCTATGTCGGCATCCTCAACGGCTTGAATACCGCCGCCGCCGACCTGCAACGCATTGAAATCCTGAAAGGCCCCCAGGGCGTGATGTCGGGACGTAACGCCACAGGCGGCGCGATCAACCTCTATTCGGTCCGGCCGGATCTGGGCGAGTTCTGGTTCAAGCAACAGCTCACCTTCGCCCAGCGTGAGCAATTCACCGCCAAGACCGTGGTCAATGTTCCCCTGGGAGAAACCGTCGCGGCCAAGCTCGCCTACGTCACCAGTTCCCGGGATAACGACGGTGTGCGCAATACCGCGCCGAATGGCTTCAAGTTCGGCGAACGGTATGCGGAATCCTGGCGTTTCGATCTGCGCTGGAAGGCTGCCGCCAATGTCACACTGGATTACGCCTTCGACACGGCCCACACCAAGTCCCTGGAGACACCCTTCCAGTGCCTGGTTCCCATGCCGATTGGCGTGCCTGTGCCCGGCTGCACCAAGGATTACACCAGAATCCTGTACGCCCCCTACAACCAGGCCAAGAGCGACAACAAGGTGGAAGGCCACACCCTCAACATCGAATGGGATGCCACCCCCACCCTCACCCTGCGCTCCATCACCGGCTACCGCAAGGTGGATACGGCGGAAAACAGTGTGCTCCAGGCCCAGAGCACCCCCAGCCTCTCCGCCACCGGCTGGATGGCCGGCACCATGCCCCTGGTGATCAATGGGGGGAATACCGGCTTCGACGGCCACTACGGCCAGACCCGGACCTACTTGGAATCCTGGTCCCAGGAATTCCAGTTTCTCGGCGAATTCGCCCCCAGCTTGAAGTACACCGCCGGTCTTTACTTCTCCGAAGACAAGGGGCACCAGAACATCGGACCACGGCTCGGCGGCTACTATGACTTGGGACTATTCAGTCCCCTCGGGCAATACGGATTATCCGCCGGTATAGTCACCACCACCGGCTCCAACAGCGACCCGGTGAGCAACACCTCCAAGGCGATTTTCGGCCAGTTGAACTGGCAGCCGGACATGCTGGATCGCAAGCTGGAAGTCGTGCCCGGCATCCGCTATACCCGCGACCACCGGAAAGCCATCTCCAGCAATTTCACGGGCGCCCAGTATCTCGTGATGCCCACCACCACGCCGCTGGTGGTCAATTACGCCCAAACCCTGAACCCCGCTACCAATGTCACAGGCATGGTGGGCGACAAGGAGTACTCCAACGTATCTCCCAGCCTCTCCTTCAACTATCACTTCGAGCCGGGCGTGATGGGCTATGCCAAGTACAGCACCGCCTACACCACCGGCGGCTTCGACCCCACCAACCCGGCGCCCGCCAGTTATGCCCAGGGTTTCGAGCCGGAAAAAATCAAGTCGGTGGAACTGGGCATGAAGGGGGAATTCCTGGATCGGCGCCTGCGCACCAATCTCGCGGTGTTCCAGAGCAAATACACCAATGAGCAAAAGACCGTGGCCACCACCATTCCCGGCACCTCGGCGCCAGTCTGGGTGGTGCAGAACGCCGGGGGCTCCACTTACCGTGGCGCGGAACTGGACATCACCGCGGCGCTGAGCCAGAACCTGCGTCTGTCCTTCAACGCGGCCTGGCTGCACCACGAGTACACCGCCTACATGGTGCAGGGCGTGGATTACGCAAGCGAAACCGAGTTGGTGGT from the Denitratisoma oestradiolicum genome contains:
- a CDS encoding SDR family NAD(P)-dependent oxidoreductase yields the protein MNELRFDGQVALITGAGRGLGKTYATLLAARGAKVIVNDIGVAANGDALAETPADETVAEIIAAGGTAVADRHSVVDGAAAMVKTAIEHYGRLDILINNAGISGGGALADIPPESYDRMVDTHFRGTVAVTRAAWQHLVAAGQGRIVNTSSVSVFGAPFTTHYASAKGAIYALTRGLAGEGKAVGIQVNCIMPDAWTRLTAQIPDEGFQALVQHYFKPEAIAAFVTWLCHRSNSLTGETFHVGGGRAGRVLLLEASGVTASDWSPEAWVGKEAELLDATDFGTPASMLESFIFGMQHLNDETRAILASANLSTEKMEKLES
- a CDS encoding TonB-dependent receptor, which translates into the protein MNQKSSRKGTRSALRKTHLHLAIASILAAGAGFSVHAAEGTQLEEIIITAQKRSENLQDVPISVQALGATALEKANIVSLSDIKAAVPGLNMAQYPGQSDMIYPSIRGIVPNQALITLPIPMAIHMDGVYVGILNGLNTAAADLQRIEILKGPQGVMSGRNATGGAINLYSVRPDLGEFWFKQQLTFAQREQFTAKTVVNVPLGETVAAKLAYVTSSRDNDGVRNTAPNGFKFGERYAESWRFDLRWKAAANVTLDYAFDTAHTKSLETPFQCLVPMPIGVPVPGCTKDYTRILYAPYNQAKSDNKVEGHTLNIEWDATPTLTLRSITGYRKVDTAENSVLQAQSTPSLSATGWMAGTMPLVINGGNTGFDGHYGQTRTYLESWSQEFQFLGEFAPSLKYTAGLYFSEDKGHQNIGPRLGGYYDLGLFSPLGQYGLSAGIVTTTGSNSDPVSNTSKAIFGQLNWQPDMLDRKLEVVPGIRYTRDHRKAISSNFTGAQYLVMPTTTPLVVNYAQTLNPATNVTGMVGDKEYSNVSPSLSFNYHFEPGVMGYAKYSTAYTTGGFDPTNPAPASYAQGFEPEKIKSVELGMKGEFLDRRLRTNLAVFQSKYTNEQKTVATTIPGTSAPVWVVQNAGGSTYRGAELDITAALSQNLRLSFNAAWLHHEYTAYMVQGVDYASETELVVPKLSYSIAMDYRFPSFGLPGKLDGTLSVAHKDSSSTPFTPTILRNMLGTFDKDWFVTPAYTVWNGRLALSRIPVGPGDKGDLTVALWARNLTDRKYLTMVTFTPAAASAGLWGERRTLGVDLIYRY
- a CDS encoding enoyl-CoA hydratase/isomerase family protein, producing the protein MNEFLSYEKQEGVATITKTSTEHNQGMTRGVLVGLKRALEGARDDDEVRVVVITAAGNGIHDGARVFPELRQDVSFTPMEFREILQFGHALMRQIETLEKPVIGVAKGGALGGGLEMLHACDFVITADTATFSQPEVAVGLMCGWGGTQRLPRLMGWRRAKELLLCGSEITGKEAAELGLVTRAVPLDQVDAEVATLIGRLKAASPLAQAYTKLAMNKVWETNLGAGLDYEVDAETVLAAHQEFPAFMKSLYAGEAPSFTQLKRLTGGSDWK
- a CDS encoding acyl-CoA dehydrogenase family protein, translated to MPFFMNPDRQQVVDTARRFAQNELRPRAREIDRSDEFPVDLFKKMGALGFLGITLPEQYNGSGGDLTTLALVIEELSKECVGIAQNVIAHTCLVSQCLNTPATPEQREKWLSKLTTGEKIGVYCFTEPCGNSNLAGWKTRAVRDGGDWVINGGKMFCTNVGVADYYYVCALTEGAMDPATMVGATTFLVERGTPGLRVGRIEDKVGWRGSSTGQVFFDEVRVPESHRISPLGMGLLCCLESPPFEMICEGASALGLAQHAYEKTLAYAKERTDANGVPFYQKFETMRTRIAEMKMKIEAMRAFVYSLTDMVDKGENVYPTVFTVKPYAFALAEEICSTAVNLHGGNGVVADTGIEQLWRDAKVGMIGGGQYDMMLDMASAML